Proteins from one Gilliamella sp. ESL0443 genomic window:
- a CDS encoding FAD:protein FMN transferase encodes MNRYEANFPLMGTMINLLIYHTHGEKVLNEAYNLLLEFETRFTVNRTHSELMEINKNAGRKPIYVKEDIFELIKLSKNISIQANNPFNIAIGPLVKAWRIGFNNAKHPTDQEIADCLSLVNPKNILLNQKDKTIYLTKERMELDLGSIAKGYFADQIKKIFLNHGVSSGFIDLGGNVLTIGCSPNNLNNNWVVGIQNPFKPRGNMICAVLTKDCSVVTSGIYERFLSVDNKRYHHILDSITGAPIITNIASITIISKQSLDGEIWSTAGFLSNAQQSIEFLNQQTNIEAIVITCDERIYLTNGLVRNNLCIQKIVE; translated from the coding sequence ATGAATAGATATGAGGCGAACTTTCCTCTGATGGGAACAATGATTAATCTACTTATTTATCATACTCATGGTGAAAAAGTCCTTAACGAAGCTTATAATTTACTATTAGAATTTGAAACGCGTTTTACTGTAAACCGAACACACTCCGAGTTAATGGAAATCAATAAAAATGCAGGAAGAAAACCGATATATGTTAAAGAGGATATTTTTGAGTTAATTAAACTAAGTAAAAATATAAGTATACAAGCTAATAACCCATTCAACATCGCAATCGGTCCATTAGTTAAGGCTTGGCGAATAGGTTTCAATAACGCAAAGCACCCAACTGATCAAGAAATAGCTGATTGCCTATCATTAGTTAATCCCAAAAATATTTTACTCAATCAAAAAGATAAAACTATTTATCTAACAAAAGAGAGAATGGAACTTGATTTGGGTTCAATTGCTAAAGGCTATTTTGCTGATCAAATAAAAAAAATATTTCTCAATCATGGAGTAAGTAGTGGGTTTATTGATTTAGGAGGAAATGTACTGACTATTGGTTGTTCACCCAATAATCTCAATAATAACTGGGTTGTGGGTATTCAAAATCCTTTTAAGCCACGTGGTAATATGATTTGTGCTGTTCTAACAAAAGATTGCTCTGTTGTAACATCTGGAATTTATGAACGATTTCTTTCTGTTGATAATAAACGTTATCACCATATACTTGATTCAATTACTGGAGCGCCTATTATTACTAATATTGCGAGTATTACTATTATTTCAAAGCAATCTCTTGATGGTGAAATATGGAGTACTGCTGGTTTCCTGTCAAACGCTCAGCAAAGTATCGAATTTTTAAATCAGCAAACGAATATTGAAGCTATTGTTATTACTTGTGATGAAAGGATCTACCTAACTAATGGGCTTGTTCGAAATAATCTCTGTATTCAGAAAATAGTAGAGTAA
- a CDS encoding flavocytochrome c produces MSQLFNKLTLRSGAVLKNRIVMAPMTIESAFFDGSVTQEMIDYYALRSGDAAAIIVESAFVENYGRAFPGALGIDHDSKIEGLKQLAEAIKVKGSKAIIQIYHAGRMANPEYNGGHQPISASPVAALRDNAVTPLQMTSEQIELMIENFAQAVKRALLANFDGIEIHGANTYLIQQFFSPHSNQRSDKWGGDIEKRSSFPLAILKRVHQIIQEYGKSDFIVGYRFSPEEIEQPGIRFSDSMYLLNKLSSYGLDYIHFSMGNWDRTSIVDTDNKQQLISQYRKLQSTTLAKIPVIGVGGIAQGIDAENALLSGYDLVSIGKGYLVEPTWATKVKNNELCATFADITQRQQLKIPFPLWHVMDFMIVDSLAEQQKYQKIKALQNIDIRFNAGKYTAFGRGHNGELPITVTFSENKILDILVDQSKESEGIANPAFERIPQQIIDGQTLNVDVISGATVSSQAVINGVAQAVDMAGGNSEALRYRAKVPVEWSSQLIEETVDIVVVGGGGAGLSAALSAIDKGKTVILLEKFPAIGGNTIRTGGWVNAAEPEWQKQFPSLAGEKQTLVELINMPESEFTAEYLQDFQILKQQIKEYLAKTEQGDFLFDSTELHRIQTYLGGKRTALNGQIIYGQYDLVKTLTNRSMESIHWLTEKGVDFDRSVVEIPVGALWRRSHKPKRPKGVEFINVLQQRIEEKGGRIIVDTKAEKLILKDSKVIGIEAKQANGSKMIIHVNNGVILACGGFGANTQMIKQYNTYWKEIADDIKTTNSPALVGDGIKMGEEVGADLVGMGFVQLMPVGDPKSGALLTGLIVPPENFVFINQQGKRFINECESRDILSQAFIDNGGLVYMIADEKIRQTAANTSDETIEREIKEGIIYQADSLEELADKIGVPASSLIETINKYNNYVTQGKDPEFHKSALSLKVEQAPFYATPRKPSVHHTMGGLKIDTYARVINKQGNVISGLYAAGEVAGGIHAGNRLGGNALIDIFTYGRIAGESAAASI; encoded by the coding sequence ATGAGCCAACTATTTAATAAATTAACTTTAAGATCTGGGGCAGTATTAAAAAATAGAATTGTCATGGCGCCAATGACAATTGAATCCGCTTTTTTTGATGGTAGCGTTACGCAAGAGATGATCGATTATTATGCATTACGCTCGGGTGATGCGGCCGCTATCATTGTCGAGAGTGCTTTTGTTGAAAACTATGGAAGAGCTTTTCCTGGTGCACTTGGGATTGATCACGACAGTAAAATAGAAGGTCTAAAACAATTAGCTGAGGCAATTAAAGTCAAAGGTTCTAAAGCGATTATACAAATCTATCATGCTGGTAGAATGGCTAATCCTGAATATAATGGTGGTCATCAGCCGATCTCTGCTAGCCCAGTGGCTGCGCTTAGGGATAATGCAGTAACACCATTGCAAATGACGTCAGAGCAAATTGAATTAATGATTGAAAATTTTGCGCAAGCAGTCAAACGTGCTTTATTAGCAAATTTTGATGGCATTGAAATTCATGGTGCAAATACCTACCTGATTCAGCAATTTTTTTCACCTCATTCCAATCAAAGATCAGATAAGTGGGGTGGAGATATTGAAAAAAGGTCGTCTTTTCCCTTAGCGATATTGAAAAGAGTCCACCAAATTATACAGGAATATGGTAAAAGTGATTTTATTGTCGGTTATCGCTTCTCACCAGAAGAAATTGAACAACCGGGGATTCGTTTTTCTGATTCCATGTATCTTTTAAATAAATTGAGTTCTTATGGTTTGGACTATATCCATTTCTCTATGGGCAATTGGGATAGAACATCTATTGTTGATACTGATAATAAACAGCAACTTATTAGCCAATATCGTAAACTACAATCAACCACTTTAGCGAAAATTCCAGTTATTGGTGTAGGTGGTATAGCACAAGGTATTGATGCAGAAAATGCACTATTGAGTGGTTATGATCTTGTTAGTATTGGTAAAGGTTATTTGGTTGAACCTACGTGGGCAACGAAAGTTAAAAATAATGAGCTATGTGCTACTTTTGCTGATATCACGCAAAGACAACAACTTAAAATCCCATTCCCATTATGGCATGTTATGGATTTTATGATTGTTGATAGTTTAGCTGAACAGCAAAAATATCAAAAAATTAAAGCATTACAAAATATTGACATTCGTTTTAATGCAGGTAAATACACCGCCTTCGGTCGAGGACATAATGGTGAACTACCGATTACAGTCACCTTCTCTGAAAATAAGATTCTAGATATTTTAGTTGATCAATCTAAAGAGTCAGAAGGTATTGCTAATCCAGCATTTGAGCGTATACCTCAACAAATTATTGATGGACAAACTCTTAACGTTGATGTGATTTCAGGTGCAACGGTCAGCAGTCAAGCTGTTATTAATGGTGTTGCTCAGGCGGTTGATATGGCAGGAGGCAACTCGGAAGCACTACGTTATCGAGCGAAAGTACCTGTAGAGTGGTCATCTCAGCTTATAGAAGAAACGGTGGATATTGTTGTTGTCGGTGGTGGTGGTGCTGGATTAAGCGCAGCGTTATCAGCTATTGATAAAGGGAAAACTGTTATTTTATTAGAAAAATTTCCGGCAATTGGAGGTAATACAATTCGTACTGGAGGTTGGGTTAATGCCGCCGAACCAGAATGGCAAAAACAATTCCCTAGTTTAGCTGGAGAAAAACAAACACTCGTTGAGCTTATCAATATGCCTGAATCAGAGTTTACAGCTGAATATCTACAAGACTTTCAAATATTAAAACAGCAAATAAAAGAATACCTAGCAAAAACCGAGCAAGGTGATTTTCTATTTGATTCTACTGAGCTGCACAGAATTCAAACCTATTTAGGTGGTAAAAGAACGGCTCTTAATGGACAAATTATTTACGGCCAATATGATTTAGTAAAAACGCTCACCAACCGTTCAATGGAATCAATTCATTGGCTAACGGAAAAAGGCGTTGACTTTGATCGAAGCGTAGTAGAAATTCCTGTGGGTGCCTTATGGCGTAGAAGTCATAAACCAAAACGTCCGAAGGGGGTTGAGTTCATTAATGTATTACAACAACGTATTGAAGAAAAAGGTGGGCGAATCATAGTAGATACTAAAGCAGAAAAACTGATCTTAAAAGATAGTAAAGTTATTGGCATTGAAGCGAAGCAAGCTAATGGTTCAAAAATGATTATTCATGTAAATAATGGCGTTATTCTAGCCTGTGGCGGTTTTGGTGCCAACACACAAATGATTAAACAATATAATACCTATTGGAAAGAAATCGCGGATGATATAAAAACAACTAACTCACCTGCTTTGGTTGGTGATGGTATCAAAATGGGAGAAGAAGTTGGTGCTGATTTAGTTGGTATGGGGTTTGTACAACTTATGCCAGTAGGAGACCCTAAATCTGGTGCATTACTTACCGGGCTAATCGTTCCACCTGAGAACTTCGTTTTTATTAATCAACAAGGTAAACGGTTTATAAATGAGTGTGAAAGCCGAGATATTTTATCGCAAGCCTTTATAGATAATGGCGGTTTAGTTTATATGATAGCAGACGAAAAAATTCGACAAACAGCAGCGAATACTTCAGACGAAACTATTGAAAGAGAAATTAAAGAAGGTATTATTTATCAGGCTGATTCTTTAGAAGAATTAGCCGATAAAATTGGTGTGCCTGCGTCTTCATTAATAGAAACCATAAATAAATATAACAATTATGTTACACAAGGAAAAGATCCTGAGTTTCATAAAAGTGCATTGAGTTTAAAAGTAGAACAAGCCCCATTTTATGCCACACCAAGAAAACCCTCTGTTCATCATACAATGGGTGGGCTTAAAATTGATACTTATGCTCGAGTAATTAATAAACAGGGTAATGTTATTAGTGGATTATATGCTGCGGGGGAAGTTGCTGGTGGAATTCATGCCGGTAATCGTTTAGGTGGTAATGCCTTAATTGATATTTTTACCTATGGTCGAATCGCAGGCGAAAGCGCGGCTGCGTCGATTTAA
- a CDS encoding MDR family oxidoreductase yields the protein MFKTILLEKNDTKFSCEVSSLSKKELFKQEGDTLIQVQYSSLNYKDALAITNKGPVVRMWPMIPGIDGVGTVIHSVNRQYKEGDSVILNGWGCGETHWGCLSQYAYLKSDWLIPLPPNMTPQQAMNIGTAGYTAALCVQCIIDHGVKPEQGRILVTGATGGVGSIAIMLLAKLGYSITAATSKMQDTDYLYQLGASHCIDRKILSESGKPLQKEQWIAAIDVLGSHTLANICAQIQYGGIVAACGLAQGLDFPSTVAPFILRGITLAGIDSVMTPYQKRIAAWNFLATYLDAQQLNHIANIITLDQCQLAAENMFSGRIKGRFIVDVNQ from the coding sequence CTGTTTAAAACCATTCTATTAGAAAAAAATGATACCAAATTCTCTTGCGAGGTTAGTTCTCTCTCAAAAAAAGAATTATTTAAACAAGAAGGCGATACACTTATTCAAGTTCAGTATTCAAGCCTAAATTATAAAGATGCATTAGCTATCACTAATAAAGGACCCGTGGTAAGGATGTGGCCAATGATTCCGGGAATTGATGGTGTTGGGACGGTTATTCACAGCGTCAATCGCCAATATAAAGAAGGCGATTCTGTTATTTTAAATGGCTGGGGGTGCGGTGAGACACATTGGGGATGTTTAAGCCAATATGCTTATTTAAAATCAGACTGGTTAATTCCTTTACCACCTAATATGACACCACAACAAGCAATGAATATTGGTACCGCTGGTTATACGGCAGCATTATGTGTGCAATGCATTATTGATCATGGCGTTAAACCAGAGCAAGGTCGTATTTTAGTTACAGGAGCAACAGGAGGAGTTGGTTCTATCGCAATTATGCTACTGGCTAAATTAGGTTATTCAATAACAGCGGCTACATCTAAAATGCAGGATACGGACTATTTATACCAACTTGGTGCTAGTCATTGCATTGATAGAAAAATACTAAGTGAGTCAGGGAAACCATTGCAAAAGGAACAATGGATAGCTGCTATTGATGTATTAGGATCACATACTTTAGCAAATATTTGTGCCCAAATTCAATATGGTGGCATTGTTGCTGCTTGTGGCTTGGCTCAAGGTTTGGATTTTCCATCAACTGTTGCTCCGTTTATTTTAAGAGGGATAACATTAGCAGGGATTGATAGTGTTATGACCCCTTATCAAAAACGTATTGCAGCATGGAATTTTCTTGCAACGTACTTAGATGCACAACAACTTAATCATATCGCTAATATTATTACCTTGGATCAATGTCAACTAGCTGCTGAGAATATGTTCTCAGGGAGAATCAAAGGTCGGTTTATTGTTGATGTAAACCAATAA
- a CDS encoding TetR/AcrR family transcriptional regulator, protein MAVIDTPKEHSLSKKGNNTKMALIRSGVEAMTINGYVSSNIENILKKVGVPKGSFYYYFKSKEDFGKAIIESYDSFFRYKLDKHLLNESIELPLSRIKSFYEDAKLSMAKYNFDRGCLIGELTQEESLLPEGYSTLLVDILQSWQQKIAICLQQAQKIKEIKSNVNCEELAVFFWLGWEGAVTRSKLIKNAEPLDIFMRQFLLSIKSEPSD, encoded by the coding sequence ATGGCAGTCATTGATACCCCAAAAGAGCATTCGCTTTCAAAAAAAGGCAATAATACTAAAATGGCATTGATCCGCAGTGGTGTGGAGGCTATGACCATCAATGGTTATGTATCTTCAAATATTGAAAATATTTTAAAAAAAGTTGGTGTGCCAAAAGGATCTTTTTATTATTACTTCAAAAGCAAAGAAGATTTCGGTAAAGCAATCATAGAAAGTTATGATAGTTTTTTTCGTTATAAGTTAGATAAACACCTTTTAAATGAGTCAATTGAATTGCCTTTATCTCGAATTAAGTCGTTTTATGAAGATGCAAAATTGAGTATGGCAAAATATAATTTTGATAGGGGCTGCTTAATCGGAGAATTAACACAAGAGGAGTCGCTTTTACCCGAAGGTTATAGCACTTTATTAGTGGATATTTTACAAAGCTGGCAGCAGAAAATAGCAATTTGTTTGCAACAAGCTCAGAAAATAAAAGAAATAAAATCTAATGTCAATTGTGAAGAGCTTGCGGTATTTTTCTGGTTAGGCTGGGAAGGTGCGGTCACTCGTTCTAAATTGATTAAGAATGCCGAACCGCTTGATATATTTATGCGACAGTTTTTACTATCTATAAAATCCGAACCTTCAGATTAA
- a CDS encoding DUF1145 domain-containing protein, whose translation MFILLGKLVYLFIWLFLLFNLVHPFPKPANILAYIGLVAFTLIHGLQAWILQSTMVNQEKEQDKFKALRFFIFGVFEALSWKNKK comes from the coding sequence ATGTTCATACTTTTAGGTAAACTAGTCTATTTATTTATATGGTTATTTTTATTATTTAATCTTGTTCATCCGTTTCCTAAACCAGCAAATATTCTCGCTTATATAGGATTGGTTGCTTTTACACTTATTCATGGATTACAAGCATGGATATTACAATCAACAATGGTTAATCAAGAAAAAGAACAGGATAAATTTAAAGCACTTAGATTTTTTATTTTTGGTGTTTTTGAAGCACTTAGCTGGAAAAACAAAAAATAA
- the rsmD gene encoding 16S rRNA (guanine(966)-N(2))-methyltransferase RsmD, with the protein MNGSIRIIGGKWRGRKLSVLDKQGLRPTTDRVKETLYNWLMPVIQNSVCLDCFSGSGSLGFEAASRGAQNVTLLEKDKQVANQLKKNKQLIACDNVEIYSTDTFQWLDRPAQRQFDIVFIDPPFHYSLIEKTLGLLENNHWLSPSAYIYIESELGHVFNIPSNWYLHREKTAGQVHSYLFIREER; encoded by the coding sequence ATGAATGGTTCTATAAGAATTATTGGTGGAAAATGGCGCGGAAGAAAGTTGTCAGTACTTGATAAACAAGGCTTGCGACCAACCACAGATAGAGTAAAAGAGACTTTGTATAACTGGCTAATGCCAGTTATACAAAATAGTGTTTGTTTGGATTGTTTTTCTGGTAGTGGATCATTAGGTTTTGAAGCCGCATCACGCGGTGCTCAAAATGTCACATTATTAGAGAAAGATAAACAAGTTGCCAATCAGCTTAAGAAAAATAAGCAGTTGATTGCATGTGATAATGTCGAAATTTATTCGACAGATACTTTTCAATGGCTTGATAGACCAGCCCAAAGACAATTTGATATTGTATTTATCGATCCGCCTTTTCATTATTCTTTAATCGAGAAAACACTAGGGCTTCTTGAGAATAACCATTGGCTAAGCCCATCTGCTTATATTTATATCGAATCTGAGCTGGGGCATGTTTTTAATATTCCATCAAATTGGTATTTGCATCGAGAGAAGACAGCAGGGCAAGTTCATAGCTATTTATTTATACGAGAAGAAAGATAA
- a CDS encoding penicillin-binding protein 1A encodes MIILKILKFCLKLIIGLVLCGLVIGIAGYSYYSKDLPDVATLKDVRLQTPMQVLSKDGELIAIFGERRRIPLKYDEIPPIVVNAVIATEDARFHEHFGIDPIGIVRAMYIGLKDKSFSQGGSTITQQVAKNFFLTPEKSISRKVKEMIIAIRMERELSKDEIMALYLNMINFGSRAYGVAAASYTFFGKTPDQLTIDEAALLAGLPNAPSAYNPISHPEKALTRRNWVLGRMLDQNYITQAQYDEATKKPLNASYHTPKIEFSAPYVAEMARQFMFDKFGENAYTDGYKVYTTISKTDQVAATESIQKHIIDYDMRHGYRGPEKVLWQNNEPALSDEKIQEALHKYICYSGMCPAVVLESSDKEAKAVLSDKSNITIAFQDMKWARKFISDNQQGASPRKVNDTLKPGQLIWVKKSGENWALAQIPAVNAALVSLDSDNGAIKAIVGGYDFNLSKFNRATQALRQLGSNIKPFVYTATLEKGLTMATLLNDAPIVRTTGSVTWRPKNSPPTYAGPLRMRIGLGMSKNVMMVRALRAIGIDYAATYLERFGFPKENISHNESLALGSASFTPLQVARAYSVIVNGGYLITPYLIEKIEYDNDSGVIYQHQPLIACHNCKDEVVKFDSVSVSLDNVENESNETGSEEPEEANLKTEDNLILPNINKDNKTTDVTPKYAPHTVDSGIAYIMKDGLRTIVFGGSDWQGTAWRVKALGRKDVGGKTGTTNQSKDVWFSGFGGNIVTSVWMGFDDHRRALGRTFRAEAGAVTANPIWVDYMKVALKDVPEKQDVKPDNVISVTIDQRTGMLPGSGARTMSEYFIKGTEPTTYGSQEVGTSVKDSQGNTQELF; translated from the coding sequence GTGATAATATTAAAAATATTAAAATTTTGCCTTAAACTTATAATCGGTTTAGTACTTTGTGGCTTAGTGATAGGTATCGCTGGCTACAGTTATTATTCTAAAGATCTGCCTGATGTAGCGACTTTAAAAGATGTTCGCTTGCAAACCCCAATGCAAGTATTAAGTAAAGATGGTGAACTAATCGCTATTTTTGGTGAACGTCGCCGAATTCCTCTAAAATATGATGAAATCCCACCGATTGTCGTTAATGCTGTTATAGCTACCGAAGATGCACGTTTCCATGAGCATTTTGGGATTGATCCTATCGGTATTGTGCGTGCTATGTATATCGGGTTGAAGGATAAGAGCTTTTCACAAGGTGGTAGTACTATCACTCAACAAGTGGCGAAAAACTTCTTTTTAACACCAGAAAAAAGTATTTCTCGTAAAGTAAAAGAGATGATTATTGCAATTCGTATGGAGCGAGAATTATCTAAAGACGAGATAATGGCGTTATATCTTAATATGATCAACTTTGGTTCGCGTGCTTATGGTGTGGCTGCTGCTTCATATACTTTCTTTGGTAAAACGCCAGATCAGTTGACTATCGATGAAGCGGCACTACTAGCTGGTCTACCCAATGCGCCTTCTGCCTATAATCCAATTTCCCACCCAGAAAAAGCATTAACAAGACGTAATTGGGTTTTAGGTCGTATGCTTGATCAAAATTATATTACTCAAGCGCAATATGATGAAGCGACTAAGAAGCCTTTAAATGCAAGTTATCATACGCCAAAAATTGAATTTTCTGCGCCATATGTTGCTGAAATGGCAAGACAGTTTATGTTCGATAAATTTGGTGAGAACGCTTATACCGATGGTTATAAAGTTTATACCACCATATCTAAGACAGATCAGGTGGCAGCAACAGAATCAATACAAAAGCATATTATTGATTATGACATGCGACATGGCTATCGTGGGCCTGAAAAAGTGTTATGGCAAAATAATGAACCGGCACTGAGTGACGAGAAAATTCAAGAAGCTTTACATAAATATATTTGCTATAGCGGGATGTGCCCAGCCGTGGTTCTAGAATCATCTGATAAGGAAGCAAAAGCAGTATTATCCGATAAAAGTAATATTACTATTGCCTTTCAAGATATGAAATGGGCGCGAAAATTTATCAGTGATAATCAACAAGGTGCCTCGCCGAGAAAGGTTAATGATACTTTAAAACCAGGTCAGCTGATTTGGGTTAAAAAATCTGGTGAGAATTGGGCATTAGCGCAAATTCCAGCAGTTAACGCTGCACTGGTTTCTCTGGATTCTGATAATGGTGCAATTAAGGCGATTGTTGGTGGTTATGATTTCAATTTAAGTAAATTTAATCGTGCAACACAAGCTTTACGTCAACTAGGTTCTAATATAAAACCATTTGTGTATACGGCTACGTTAGAGAAAGGGCTAACGATGGCGACGCTACTTAATGATGCGCCGATCGTTCGTACAACAGGTAGTGTGACTTGGCGTCCAAAAAATTCACCGCCTACTTATGCTGGTCCATTAAGAATGCGAATTGGTTTAGGGATGTCTAAAAATGTGATGATGGTACGTGCATTACGCGCAATCGGTATCGATTATGCTGCCACGTATTTAGAACGTTTTGGATTCCCAAAAGAGAATATTTCACATAATGAATCACTTGCTTTAGGTTCAGCTTCATTTACGCCATTGCAGGTTGCACGTGCTTATTCCGTTATTGTTAATGGTGGGTATTTAATTACGCCTTACTTGATCGAAAAAATTGAATATGACAATGATAGTGGCGTAATTTATCAGCATCAACCATTGATTGCTTGTCATAACTGTAAAGATGAAGTGGTAAAATTTGATTCTGTTTCAGTATCGTTAGATAACGTTGAAAACGAATCAAATGAGACGGGTAGTGAAGAGCCTGAAGAGGCAAATCTTAAAACAGAAGATAATTTAATCTTACCTAATATTAATAAAGACAATAAAACCACTGATGTTACACCTAAATATGCACCACACACCGTTGATAGTGGTATTGCATATATTATGAAAGATGGACTAAGAACAATTGTTTTTGGCGGTTCGGATTGGCAAGGTACTGCTTGGCGTGTAAAAGCATTAGGTCGTAAGGATGTTGGTGGTAAAACGGGTACAACTAACCAATCGAAAGACGTTTGGTTTTCTGGATTCGGTGGTAACATTGTTACCTCGGTCTGGATGGGATTTGATGACCACCGACGTGCTTTAGGTCGAACTTTCCGCGCTGAAGCCGGTGCAGTTACCGCTAATCCTATTTGGGTTGACTATATGAAAGTTGCTCTTAAAGATGTACCTGAAAAACAAGATGTAAAACCGGATAATGTTATTTCTGTTACTATCGATCAGCGAACCGGTATGTTACCAGGTTCTGGAGCGAGAACGATGTCAGAATACTTTATCAAGGGAACCGAGCCAACTACCTATGGATCGCAAGAAGTTGGTACCAGCGTGAAGGATTCACAAGGTAATACGCAAGAACTATTCTAA
- a CDS encoding protein YgfX has product MWSTKLTPSLLQFLSATCFYLILIIFCLLQLAHTSLNSYTFILILILIIEWWRSICYFKTIKGEFALFEYIHQIYWYKQRWYLTRKPLLLRYIIIINLKSRRNGKRRTLFLMIDNLAPNDWRTLRYHFKKIDLSK; this is encoded by the coding sequence ATGTGGAGCACAAAACTTACCCCTTCGTTATTACAATTTTTGAGTGCAACCTGCTTTTATCTTATTTTGATTATTTTTTGCTTATTGCAATTAGCGCATACTTCATTAAATAGTTATACTTTTATTTTAATATTAATCTTAATAATCGAATGGTGGCGTAGTATTTGCTATTTCAAAACTATAAAAGGTGAATTTGCGCTATTTGAATATATACACCAAATTTATTGGTACAAACAGCGTTGGTATTTAACGCGAAAACCACTACTACTTCGTTACATAATCATTATTAATTTAAAATCACGGCGAAATGGTAAAAGAAGAACTCTTTTTTTAATGATTGATAACCTTGCGCCTAATGACTGGCGCACACTTCGTTATCATTTCAAAAAAATTGATTTATCAAAATAG
- the tusA gene encoding sulfurtransferase TusA produces MIIDKELNTLGLRCPEPIMLVRKAIRELAVGQILHVVADDLATTRDIPSFCRHMDHQLVNSQVESIPFEYWIKKSH; encoded by the coding sequence ATGATTATTGATAAAGAATTAAATACATTAGGTTTGCGTTGTCCTGAGCCGATTATGCTAGTGCGTAAAGCGATTAGGGAATTAGCTGTTGGTCAAATACTGCACGTTGTTGCTGATGATTTGGCCACAACGCGTGATATCCCCAGCTTTTGCCGGCATATGGATCACCAATTAGTTAACTCACAAGTTGAATCCATACCATTTGAATATTGGATTAAAAAATCTCATTAA
- a CDS encoding Cof-type HAD-IIB family hydrolase, with amino-acid sequence MFHFVASDLDGTLLNTEHSLSPFTKKILQALREMGIHFAFATGRHHIDVTQMRENMEIDAFMITSNGARVHDSNGNLVFSRSFDPNLAKELAVICKDSPYIYTHVYRGDDWLINKPDAYSLSFFVDTKFKYQFFDPTNFETDDIAKIYFTTSDISHNHYLVELKDKIEKQYGNKVSIAFSTPNCLEVMAENVTKGSALKLVVESLGYQLKDSIAFGDGMNDYEMLKMAGKGCIMQDASPELKALLPELEVIGSNADDAVPHYLANLLL; translated from the coding sequence ATGTTTCATTTTGTTGCTTCTGATCTAGATGGTACTTTGTTAAATACCGAACATAGTTTATCGCCGTTTACAAAAAAAATTCTTCAGGCATTACGGGAAATGGGTATTCATTTTGCTTTTGCGACAGGCCGACACCATATTGATGTTACTCAAATGCGTGAAAATATGGAAATCGATGCTTTTATGATTACATCAAATGGGGCAAGAGTTCACGATAGTAATGGTAATTTAGTATTTAGCCGTAGTTTTGATCCTAATTTAGCTAAAGAGTTGGCGGTAATTTGTAAAGACAGTCCATATATTTATACCCATGTTTACCGTGGCGATGATTGGCTAATTAATAAACCTGATGCCTATTCGCTTAGCTTTTTTGTTGATACAAAATTTAAATATCAATTTTTTGATCCAACTAATTTTGAGACTGATGATATTGCCAAAATTTATTTTACCACCTCTGATATTAGCCATAACCATTATTTGGTGGAGTTGAAGGACAAAATTGAAAAGCAATATGGTAATAAAGTTAGCATCGCGTTTTCAACGCCAAACTGTCTTGAAGTTATGGCGGAAAATGTGACTAAAGGCAGTGCATTAAAGTTAGTGGTTGAAAGCTTGGGCTATCAACTTAAAGACAGCATCGCTTTTGGTGATGGTATGAATGATTACGAGATGTTAAAAATGGCAGGTAAGGGCTGTATTATGCAAGATGCGAGTCCTGAACTTAAAGCACTGCTTCCTGAGTTGGAAGTTATTGGATCTAATGCTGATGATGCTGTTCCCCATTATTTAGCTAATCTTTTACTTTAA